The following DNA comes from Scomber scombrus chromosome 7, fScoSco1.1, whole genome shotgun sequence.
GCGAGGAGCGGCCCGGCTGCTCTCATTCATCCCgatcactggaaaaaaaaacacactctctACCACATCTATCTATAAAAACTCCCGGTAGACACACACCGACAGATCCCCGCTACCGACACACCGGACAGACAGCCATGCCGTGTCGGAAGGAGAACTACATTTTTCTGGAGCAGTCCGTCACCGTCGACTCCAAAGAGGTGGACGCTTTGGTGACGAAGATCGGCGAGGCTCTGCAgctccacaacaacaacaacaacaccaccgGCGGGCATCAGAAGAAGACGGTGTCCGTGTCCGTGTCCTGTTTGCACGGGCTCACCGGGAGCAGCTGCACCGGTGGAGTGAAACCGGCGGCTCTCACCGGCTCCGTCGTCGCTCCGTCGTCGGTGCAGAAACAACGCCGGGGCTGCTGCATGAGGCTGC
Coding sequences within:
- the gbp gene encoding glycogen synthase kinase binding protein, encoding MPCRKENYIFLEQSVTVDSKEVDALVTKIGEALQLHNNNNNTTGGHQKKTVSVSVSCLHGLTGSSCTGGVKPAALTGSVVAPSSVQKQRRGCCMRLRGHRGSSRASPYHIPGSSEQEWDQIKKPWNRNRRNVEEDDDPHRLLQELILSGNLIKEAVRRLQFSAADCGDFPQATADNVPC